In one window of Reinekea forsetii DNA:
- the oppB gene encoding oligopeptide ABC transporter permease OppB translates to MFSFIFKRLLTAIPTLLILIVVSFVLMHSAPGGPFSREKKLPAQVQANIEAKYGLDKPYSVQILNYVSGIVFHFDFGPSFKYKDRSVNDLVRAGFPVTLTYGSISALVAVLFGVTMGVIAALNHNTWKDYAALSFTFSAQVLPNFVMAPLLVLFFTLYLGWLPGGGWNGGKPEYIILPVIALSTSYMATIARITRSSMLEVLNSNFIRTAKAKGLPYSRIVFKHALKPALLPVLSYLGPAMVGLITGSVVIDQFFTTGGIGVLFVNGALSRDYSTIMGITILVGALTILLNLVVDVLYAWIDPKIRY, encoded by the coding sequence ATGTTCAGTTTCATTTTCAAGCGTTTGCTTACCGCGATCCCGACGCTGCTGATTCTTATAGTAGTATCCTTCGTACTGATGCACAGTGCCCCCGGCGGTCCCTTTAGCCGAGAGAAGAAACTGCCTGCTCAGGTTCAAGCCAATATCGAAGCGAAGTACGGTCTCGATAAACCATATAGCGTACAAATTTTGAACTATGTCAGCGGCATTGTTTTCCATTTCGACTTTGGCCCGTCCTTTAAATATAAGGATCGCAGCGTCAATGATCTGGTCCGGGCTGGCTTTCCCGTGACCCTGACCTATGGCTCAATATCCGCCCTAGTGGCGGTTTTATTTGGCGTGACCATGGGCGTTATCGCGGCTCTGAATCACAACACGTGGAAAGACTATGCCGCGCTCAGTTTTACCTTTTCGGCCCAGGTGTTGCCTAACTTTGTGATGGCCCCGCTGCTGGTGCTGTTCTTCACTCTCTATTTGGGCTGGCTCCCCGGGGGTGGCTGGAACGGTGGCAAGCCGGAATACATCATCCTACCGGTAATCGCCTTATCAACCAGCTATATGGCAACCATTGCCCGTATTACTCGCTCCTCCATGTTGGAGGTGCTCAATTCTAACTTTATCCGCACGGCTAAGGCTAAGGGCTTGCCCTACAGTCGCATCGTGTTCAAGCATGCGCTCAAACCGGCCTTGCTGCCCGTCTTGTCTTACTTAGGACCGGCGATGGTCGGCCTGATCACCGGCTCGGTGGTCATCGACCAGTTTTTTACCACCGGCGGTATCGGGGTATTGTTTGTTAATGGCGCCTTGAGCCGAGATTACTCGACCATTATGGGCATCACCATTTTAGTCGGCGCACTCACCATCTTGTTAAATTTAGTGGTCGACGTGCTATACGCCTGGATCGATCCAAAAATTCGTTATTAA
- a CDS encoding ABC transporter permease subunit — protein MIVNQKKMSDLAEHLLQAEEVQGRSLWADAYSRFRRNKAALTGVITLVLVVLFALIGPLFAQYSNEEIDWAVIGQVKQLGAPSFTSGHYFGTDDLGRDLFARVIQGTTVSLMVGFIGSFVAVIVGTLYGAVAGYTGGRVDNFMMRLVDILMSIPYMFVLIIMLVIFGRSIEMLFLGIGLVSWFDMSRIVRGQTLSIKNKEYIEAAIAAGVSNFTIILRHIVPNLIGIVVVYASLLVPGFIMAESFISFLGLGIQEPATSWGALINQGSRTMQYGTLWQLLFPLFFFVITLFSMFFIGDGLRDALDPKDR, from the coding sequence ATGATTGTCAATCAGAAGAAAATGTCCGACCTGGCTGAACACCTGTTACAGGCCGAGGAAGTCCAAGGTCGCTCCCTGTGGGCCGATGCCTACAGTCGATTTCGCCGCAATAAGGCTGCGCTAACCGGCGTGATCACGCTGGTCCTGGTCGTGTTGTTCGCCCTGATCGGGCCGCTCTTTGCCCAATACAGCAACGAAGAAATCGACTGGGCGGTGATCGGCCAGGTCAAGCAACTGGGTGCGCCCTCCTTTACCTCAGGGCATTATTTTGGCACCGATGATCTGGGTCGCGATCTCTTCGCGCGCGTCATTCAAGGCACCACGGTCTCGCTGATGGTTGGCTTTATCGGCTCCTTTGTCGCGGTGATTGTCGGCACGCTCTATGGCGCGGTGGCAGGCTATACCGGGGGTCGGGTCGATAACTTTATGATGCGACTGGTCGATATCCTGATGTCGATTCCCTATATGTTCGTGTTGATTATTATGTTGGTTATCTTTGGTCGCTCGATTGAAATGCTCTTTCTCGGCATCGGTCTGGTGTCTTGGTTCGATATGTCACGTATCGTCCGAGGTCAAACCCTGAGTATTAAAAACAAAGAATATATCGAGGCGGCTATTGCCGCTGGGGTGTCCAACTTCACCATCATCTTGCGCCACATAGTGCCCAACCTGATCGGCATCGTCGTGGTGTATGCCTCTCTTTTAGTGCCAGGTTTTATTATGGCCGAATCCTTTATTTCCTTTCTCGGCCTGGGCATTCAAGAACCGGCGACGTCCTGGGGCGCGCTGATTAACCAGGGGTCGCGCACAATGCAATACGGCACCCTGTGGCAACTGTTGTTTCCGCTGTTTTTCTTTGTCATCACACTGTTTAGCATGTTCTTCATCGGCGATGGTTTACGCGATGCCCTCGATCCAAAAGATCGCTAA
- a CDS encoding oligopeptide/dipeptide ABC transporter ATP-binding protein, with protein sequence MSLLEVKDLGVQFQTGDGVVSAVNGVNFTIAAGKTLAIVGESGSGKSQTAFAIMGLLAQNGWTTGSVKFNGLEILNLPEQGLNKIRAEQIAMIFQDPMTSLNPYMKVSEQLMEVLILHKGMDRKSALEASIRMLDAVKIPEARYRVHLYPHEFSGGMRQRVMIAMALLCQPKLLIADEPTTALDVTVQAQIMALLNDLQRDFGTAIVLITHDLGVVAGSCEDTLVMYGGQVMEFASTQDIFKSPSHPYTRGLLSAIPRLDQRGARLNTIPGNPPNMLHKPIGCPFAERCGNASDHCLNELPEIVFYDGNRQRACHKPAEELQ encoded by the coding sequence ATGAGTTTATTAGAAGTTAAGGACCTCGGCGTTCAGTTCCAAACCGGTGATGGCGTTGTCAGTGCGGTAAACGGCGTGAACTTCACCATAGCGGCCGGCAAAACCTTGGCCATAGTGGGTGAGTCCGGTTCGGGCAAAAGCCAAACGGCCTTTGCTATCATGGGCCTATTGGCGCAAAACGGCTGGACCACCGGCAGCGTGAAGTTTAACGGGCTGGAAATTTTAAACCTGCCGGAGCAGGGCCTGAACAAGATCCGCGCCGAACAGATTGCGATGATCTTTCAAGATCCGATGACCTCATTGAACCCCTATATGAAAGTCAGTGAACAGTTGATGGAAGTGCTGATACTGCATAAGGGCATGGACCGCAAATCCGCTCTGGAGGCGTCGATTCGGATGCTCGATGCGGTCAAGATTCCCGAAGCCCGGTATCGGGTGCACCTGTATCCCCATGAGTTTTCCGGTGGCATGCGCCAACGGGTGATGATTGCCATGGCATTGCTGTGTCAGCCGAAGCTATTGATTGCCGATGAACCGACCACCGCGTTAGATGTCACGGTACAGGCTCAGATTATGGCTCTACTCAACGACCTGCAACGCGACTTTGGTACCGCCATCGTGCTCATCACCCATGACTTAGGGGTCGTGGCCGGTTCGTGTGAAGACACCCTAGTTATGTATGGCGGCCAAGTAATGGAGTTCGCCAGCACCCAAGATATTTTCAAGAGCCCATCCCACCCCTATACCCGCGGCCTGTTATCGGCCATCCCGCGGCTCGATCAGCGCGGTGCGCGGCTCAATACCATACCCGGCAATCCGCCCAATATGTTACACAAACCAATCGGCTGCCCCTTTGCCGAACGCTGCGGCAATGCCAGCGATCATTGCCTGAATGAATTGCCCGAAATAGTCTTTTATGACGGCAACCGGCAACGTGCTTGCCATAAGCCGGCGGAGGAATTGCAATGA
- the oppF gene encoding murein tripeptide/oligopeptide ABC transporter ATP binding protein OppF produces the protein MTQAREKLLAVEDLKVYFDIYPANAMPWTKPHKLKAVDGVSFDIYAGETLGIVGESGCGKSTLARAVIKMVPAEAGQVLWLGQDLLTLSKKKMQAARKDLQMIFQDPLASLNPRMTIGDIIAEPLKTHYPAMPTPERKLKVKEMMVKVGLLPNQINRYPHEFSGGQCQRIGIARALILKPKLIICDEPVSALDVSIQAQIVNLLMDLQAEMGLSLIFIAHDLSIVQHISTRVMVLYLGNVCEITSSEQLYARPRHPYTQALISAVPIPDPEIERNKKLILIEGDLPSPINPPSGCVFRTRCHKVQPKCSEQRPPLADLGADHRVACFYPAG, from the coding sequence ATGACCCAGGCACGCGAAAAACTGTTGGCGGTCGAGGACCTCAAGGTCTATTTCGATATCTACCCGGCCAACGCCATGCCCTGGACCAAACCGCACAAGCTGAAAGCGGTCGATGGGGTCAGTTTTGACATCTACGCTGGGGAAACCCTAGGCATTGTCGGCGAATCCGGCTGTGGTAAGAGTACCTTGGCACGGGCGGTGATCAAGATGGTGCCCGCCGAAGCCGGTCAGGTGCTCTGGTTAGGCCAGGATTTGCTGACGCTGAGCAAGAAAAAAATGCAGGCCGCACGCAAAGATCTGCAGATGATCTTCCAAGATCCCTTGGCCTCACTCAATCCGCGCATGACCATCGGCGATATTATTGCCGAACCGCTCAAGACGCACTATCCGGCGATGCCGACGCCTGAACGCAAGCTCAAGGTGAAGGAGATGATGGTCAAGGTGGGTCTGCTGCCGAACCAGATCAATCGTTACCCACATGAGTTTTCCGGCGGTCAGTGCCAGCGCATCGGCATCGCCCGGGCGCTTATTCTCAAGCCGAAACTGATTATTTGCGATGAGCCGGTATCCGCCCTCGATGTCTCGATTCAAGCCCAGATCGTCAATCTATTGATGGATCTGCAGGCCGAAATGGGTCTATCGCTGATCTTTATCGCGCACGACCTGAGCATCGTGCAACACATCAGTACTCGAGTAATGGTGCTCTACCTGGGCAATGTCTGCGAAATCACCAGCAGCGAGCAACTCTATGCCCGGCCGCGGCATCCCTATACTCAAGCACTGATTTCGGCGGTACCCATTCCCGACCCGGAAATTGAACGCAACAAGAAGTTGATCTTGATCGAAGGCGACCTGCCCTCGCCGATCAATCCCCCCTCAGGTTGTGTGTTTCGCACCCGCTGCCATAAGGTACAGCCAAAATGCTCCGAACAGCGCCCGCCCTTAGCCGATTTGGGCGCAGATCATCGGGTCGCTTGCTTCTATCCAGCAGGTTAG
- the ilvD gene encoding dihydroxy-acid dehydratase → MPQYRSKTSTSGRNMAGARALWRATGMQDDDFQKPIIAVVNSFTQFVPGHVHLKDMGQLVARQIEKAGGVAKEFNTIAVDDGIAMGHDGMLYSLPSREIIADSVEYMVNAHCADAMVCISNCDKITPGMLMAAMRVNIPVIFVSGGPMEAGKTKLADHGLDLVDAMVIAADDNATDEEVAEYERSACPTCGSCSGMFTANSMNCLTEAIGLSLPGNGTTLATHSDRKQLFERAGQLIVEITKDYYENDNENRLPRVIAGFKALENAITLDVAMGGSTNTILHLLAIAQEGEIDFDLKDIDRISKTVPQLCKVAPNIQKYHVEDVHRAGGIYGILGELDRAGKLHTDLPTVHSATLADALKTWDIMQNNDPAIAEFYKAGPAGIPTQTAFSQSTRWPTLDGDRAQGCIRSIEHAYSQEGGLAILYGNLAQDGCVVKTAGVDESVHKFTGPARIFESQDSAVSGVLDGSVLPGDVVVIRYEGPKGGPGMQEMLYPTSYLKAKGLGQACALVTDGRFSGGTSGLSIGHISPEAASGGNIALIVENDPIEIDIPNRGINLMISDADLAARREAMNALGAQAWKPTEVRTRKVSRALKAYALLATSADKGAVRNAEMLDD, encoded by the coding sequence ATGCCGCAATATCGTTCAAAAACTTCCACCTCGGGTCGCAATATGGCCGGCGCTCGGGCGCTATGGCGTGCGACGGGTATGCAAGACGATGACTTTCAAAAGCCAATCATTGCCGTGGTCAACAGCTTCACCCAATTTGTGCCGGGCCATGTCCACCTAAAGGACATGGGTCAGCTGGTTGCACGCCAGATCGAGAAGGCCGGCGGCGTCGCCAAAGAATTCAATACCATTGCGGTCGATGACGGTATCGCCATGGGTCACGACGGCATGCTCTATAGCCTGCCATCGCGCGAGATCATCGCCGATTCGGTCGAGTACATGGTCAACGCCCATTGCGCTGATGCCATGGTGTGTATTTCCAACTGCGATAAGATCACCCCAGGCATGCTGATGGCTGCCATGCGAGTCAATATTCCGGTAATTTTTGTCTCCGGTGGCCCGATGGAAGCCGGCAAGACCAAGCTGGCCGATCACGGCCTGGATCTGGTCGATGCCATGGTTATCGCCGCCGATGACAACGCCACCGATGAAGAAGTCGCCGAATATGAGCGTAGCGCCTGCCCAACGTGCGGTTCGTGCTCGGGCATGTTTACCGCCAACTCGATGAACTGCCTGACTGAGGCTATTGGCCTATCACTGCCGGGCAACGGCACAACTCTCGCGACCCACTCCGATCGCAAGCAGCTGTTCGAGCGCGCCGGTCAGCTGATCGTTGAAATCACCAAAGACTATTATGAAAACGACAATGAGAACAGGTTGCCGCGTGTCATTGCCGGGTTCAAGGCACTGGAAAACGCCATCACGCTCGATGTTGCTATGGGCGGTTCAACCAACACCATCTTGCATTTGCTGGCCATCGCGCAAGAAGGTGAGATCGACTTTGACTTAAAAGATATAGACCGAATTTCCAAGACCGTGCCCCAACTGTGCAAGGTTGCACCCAACATTCAGAAATACCATGTCGAGGACGTCCATCGGGCAGGCGGTATCTATGGCATTCTCGGCGAGCTCGATCGGGCCGGAAAGTTACACACCGATTTGCCGACCGTGCACTCGGCCACCCTGGCCGACGCGTTAAAAACATGGGATATCATGCAGAACAATGATCCCGCGATCGCCGAATTCTATAAGGCCGGTCCAGCCGGCATCCCGACCCAAACCGCGTTCAGCCAGTCCACCCGTTGGCCCACGCTGGACGGCGATCGGGCTCAAGGCTGCATCCGTTCCATCGAACACGCTTACAGCCAGGAGGGCGGCCTGGCCATCCTCTATGGCAATCTGGCGCAGGACGGTTGCGTGGTCAAAACCGCCGGGGTCGATGAAAGTGTGCACAAGTTCACCGGACCGGCGCGGATCTTTGAAAGCCAAGACTCAGCCGTATCCGGCGTACTCGACGGCAGCGTGTTACCCGGCGATGTCGTGGTTATCCGCTATGAAGGACCCAAGGGCGGACCGGGCATGCAGGAAATGCTCTACCCGACCAGCTATCTGAAAGCCAAGGGTCTCGGCCAAGCCTGTGCCCTGGTGACCGACGGTCGTTTTTCCGGCGGCACCAGTGGACTGTCCATTGGCCATATTTCGCCTGAAGCGGCCTCCGGTGGAAATATTGCCTTGATCGTTGAAAATGATCCGATCGAGATCGATATTCCTAATCGGGGTATCAACCTGATGATCAGCGATGCGGATCTCGCGGCCAGACGTGAGGCCATGAATGCCCTCGGCGCGCAAGCGTGGAAGCCGACCGAAGTGCGCACCCGCAAAGTCTCGCGCGCGCTCAAGGCCTACGCCCTATTGGCGACCAGTGCCGACAAGGGTGCGGTGCGCAACGCCGAGATGCTCGACGACTGA